From a region of the Lactuca sativa cultivar Salinas chromosome 4, Lsat_Salinas_v11, whole genome shotgun sequence genome:
- the LOC111917815 gene encoding SEC14 cytosolic factor, whose protein sequence is MAKDQEVKLAQMKKIVQELGSSTENYGDPTLERFLIARSMDPNKAAKMFVSWQKWRTSFVPLGFIPDSEVLQQLESRKIFLQGLSKDGHPIMILHASKHYPAKDKHEFKKFVVHLLDKGIASGIRGQETGNEKIVAIIDMQQLTFKNVDAHGLISGFQFLQAYYPERLARLYILNMPRFFVSVWKMISHFLEKATLDKIMIVRNEDERKRFVIEVGKEALPEELGGEAKLVALQDVEAPRLEC, encoded by the exons ATGGCCAAAGATCAAGAAGTCAAACTCGCTCAAATGAAGAAAATAGTTCAGGAGCTCGGATCCTCCACAGAG AATTACGGAGATCCAACACTAGAGAGGTTCTTAATAGCAAGATCAATGGATCCTAATAAAGCAGCAAAGATGTTTGTTTCATGGCAAAAATGGAGGACTTCTTTTGTCCCACTAGGGTTTATCCCTGATTCTGAAGTTCTTCAACAATTGGaatcaagaaaaatatttctTCAAGGGCTTTCCAAAGATGGACATCCTATTATGATACTTCACGCTAGCAAGCATTATCCTGCTAAAGATAAACACGAATTCAAGA AATTCGTCGTACATCTACTTGACAAAGGAATTGCAAG TGGAATAAGAGGCCAAGAAACTGGAAACGAGAAGATAGTTGCAATCATTGATATGCAGCAACTAACTTTCAAGAACGTTGACGCACATGGGTTAATATCTGGATTTCAGTTTTTACAG GCATACTACCCAGAACGATTGGCAAggttatatatattaaatatgccACGGTTTTTCGTGAGCGTTTGGAAGATGATTTCACATTTCCTTGAGAAAGCAACATTGGACAAG attatgattgtgagaaatGAAGATGAAAGAAAACGATTTGTAATAGAAGTTGGCAAAGAGGCGTTACCGGAAGAACTTGGTGGTGAGGCCAAGCTTGTAGCACTTCAAGATGTTGAAGCACCTCGACTAGAGTGTTGa